In Candidatus Sedimenticola sp. (ex Thyasira tokunagai), the following proteins share a genomic window:
- the ssb gene encoding single-stranded DNA-binding protein: MASRGVNKVILIGNLGQDPEVRYMPNGNAVANVTLATSETWKDKNTGENQEKTEWHRVVFFRRLAEVVGEYLKKGSKVYVEGRLQTRKWQGQDGQDRYTTEIVADQMQMLDSRGGGSANFDSNRSSAPASQSSPSQPSTAPTPDNGFDDDIPF, from the coding sequence ATGGCCAGCAGGGGCGTCAACAAAGTAATTCTTATCGGTAATCTGGGGCAGGACCCCGAGGTGCGCTACATGCCGAATGGCAATGCGGTGGCCAATGTTACCCTCGCCACATCTGAAACCTGGAAGGATAAGAATACCGGCGAAAACCAGGAGAAGACCGAGTGGCACCGTGTCGTCTTTTTCCGTCGCCTGGCGGAGGTGGTTGGTGAGTACCTGAAGAAAGGCTCCAAGGTCTATGTCGAGGGGCGGCTACAGACGCGCAAGTGGCAGGGCCAAGATGGCCAGGATCGCTATACTACCGAGATCGTTGCTGACCAGATGCAGATGCTCGACAGCCGCGGCGGCGGCAGTGCTAACTTCGACTCCAACCGCTCATCGGCACCAGCCTCCCAGTCATCGCCTTCTCAGCCGTCGACGGCCCCCACGCCTGATAATGGCTTTGATGATGATATTCCGTTCTGA
- a CDS encoding FimV/HubP family polar landmark protein: MFNRVVWALVLLWIPFGVRALGLQGIEVLSALNQPLDARITIAAEKGDVADIAVSLADLKAFQKGGIQRTFFLSKLQFKVRADAAGNPYIHVTTRESVREPYLNFLIKAERRRGGGVLLKEYTILLDPPIYAPEVTPAAKKTAVPGATVEPEREKVYGPIRGGETLWVIARNTRPDEAVSIEQMMMALQQRNPDAFRRNNVNLLKRGVELVIPQSDLIKRMTRKEAKQAFRDQTREWRSGGRTPRVQTETAKIKPTPEATPVAVPQVPVDEAPTTIETVELAQKAATVEPGEGYLRVVETDKAQKLPEAIKVNPADDPDKLQKIIDEASQSLTATRQINQDLAALRVALEGEVAMLQRSLEERDRQIDELRLRIESAQVQVVPEAATQPSLQIEKVVPAPPPSANNAWKATAQWPLADGDSRLVVVVVVLLLLMVLVVLLFRRRRAVVVQTASSALDEDESWKDVGDEASNQEVKKADADVVPSLMMTDVYLGYHQYSQAESMIRQMIDVHPDRLSLKVKLLEIYAVKKDRDMFSHYLEEVHETIASEAPGLWDKVIKMGSDLIPRHPLITGEESPLSVDTNAMDMEKTVDFSDIVVDPELDIELNATDLPVGGGEPSAAEDESLEMALEGLDLTSLEMDEDIDDHDLLLDDIEIPDLEGMLQDVADEQLTLDDLDFGEDEEGDQKKQGDK, from the coding sequence ATGTTTAATCGAGTAGTTTGGGCGCTGGTTTTGTTATGGATACCTTTCGGTGTCAGAGCACTGGGATTGCAGGGTATTGAGGTCTTATCTGCTCTTAATCAGCCGCTGGATGCAAGAATAACGATAGCCGCCGAGAAGGGAGATGTTGCAGATATTGCAGTATCACTTGCCGATCTGAAGGCTTTTCAGAAAGGGGGAATTCAGCGCACTTTCTTTCTCTCTAAACTTCAATTTAAAGTGAGGGCCGATGCTGCAGGCAACCCCTATATTCATGTGACAACACGGGAGAGTGTGCGCGAGCCCTATCTTAATTTTCTTATAAAGGCTGAGAGGCGCCGCGGAGGTGGAGTGCTTCTGAAAGAGTATACCATTCTCCTTGATCCACCCATCTACGCACCTGAGGTAACACCAGCAGCAAAGAAAACAGCGGTGCCGGGAGCCACAGTTGAGCCAGAAAGAGAGAAGGTTTACGGCCCGATAAGAGGGGGTGAAACCTTGTGGGTGATCGCCCGCAATACCCGGCCTGATGAGGCGGTCTCCATCGAGCAGATGATGATGGCGTTGCAACAACGCAACCCGGATGCCTTCCGCAGGAACAACGTCAACCTGCTCAAGCGTGGTGTGGAACTGGTGATTCCTCAATCTGATCTTATCAAACGTATGACTCGTAAGGAGGCGAAGCAGGCATTTCGCGATCAGACACGTGAGTGGCGTAGCGGTGGACGGACTCCCCGCGTCCAGACAGAAACGGCAAAGATAAAACCCACACCTGAGGCGACCCCTGTAGCAGTGCCTCAGGTTCCAGTTGATGAGGCGCCAACTACCATAGAAACGGTTGAATTGGCCCAGAAGGCGGCAACCGTTGAGCCGGGTGAGGGTTACCTCCGGGTTGTGGAGACGGATAAAGCGCAGAAGTTACCGGAAGCGATAAAGGTTAATCCTGCTGATGACCCAGATAAGTTGCAGAAGATTATTGATGAGGCGAGCCAGAGTCTGACGGCTACGCGTCAAATCAATCAGGACCTGGCGGCACTGCGTGTTGCTCTCGAGGGTGAAGTTGCCATGCTGCAGCGATCTCTGGAGGAGAGGGACCGGCAAATTGATGAGCTACGGCTGCGCATAGAGAGTGCTCAGGTGCAGGTTGTCCCTGAAGCAGCAACCCAGCCTTCTCTCCAGATTGAAAAAGTTGTACCTGCTCCCCCTCCCTCAGCAAACAACGCATGGAAAGCGACTGCACAGTGGCCCCTCGCTGATGGAGATTCGAGACTGGTTGTTGTTGTCGTAGTGCTCCTGCTGCTGATGGTATTGGTTGTTTTGCTGTTTAGGCGAAGGCGTGCTGTGGTGGTTCAGACGGCTTCATCAGCGTTGGATGAAGATGAGAGCTGGAAAGATGTGGGGGATGAGGCGTCTAACCAGGAAGTGAAGAAAGCCGATGCGGATGTAGTGCCAAGTCTGATGATGACCGACGTCTATCTCGGCTATCACCAGTACAGCCAGGCGGAGTCGATGATCCGTCAAATGATTGATGTTCATCCCGATCGACTCTCACTGAAGGTCAAGTTACTGGAAATCTATGCAGTGAAGAAGGATCGGGATATGTTCTCCCACTACTTGGAAGAGGTACATGAAACGATAGCTTCAGAGGCGCCGGGCCTGTGGGACAAGGTAATTAAAATGGGGAGTGACCTGATTCCTCGCCATCCACTGATCACCGGTGAGGAGTCCCCTCTCTCTGTTGATACGAACGCAATGGATATGGAGAAAACCGTTGATTTTAGTGATATCGTTGTAGATCCTGAGTTGGATATCGAGCTGAATGCAACTGATCTTCCGGTAGGTGGGGGTGAGCCCTCTGCAGCCGAAGATGAGTCACTGGAGATGGCTCTTGAGGGATTGGATCTTACATCCCTAGAGATGGATGAAGATATCGATGATCATGACCTGTTGCTGGATGATATTGAGATTCCCGATTTGGAAGGTATGCTGCAGGATGTCGCTGATGAGCAACTGACACTCGATGACCTGGATTTTGGAGAGGATGAAGAGGGCGACCAGAAGAAGCAGGGTGACAAATAG
- a CDS encoding NnrS family protein: MLKIHSEPSKPSLPHQGPAILALGFRPFFSVAGLAAVILLGVWLIAWSGQLSLPTYYGFIGWHSHEMLFGYTPAIIAGFLLTAVRNWTGITPPIGRPLAGLVALWLAGRIAPLLYGIVPEMVIAITDLLFLPAIALAIKPALWQGKQKINRIFVPLLLVMAVANLLVHLQALGLSNSAAQGSDMMLYLIVFLIVMIGGRVLPFFTQAVIPGHKAVSRQPVEITATISLAALVLVQPLYPEPWLIAILAAISAIAQLVRLAGWHHPQVWRSPILWVLYSGFCWIIIGLVLTAVAPTGVAPANLAKHALTVGGVGVLTLGMIARVSLGHTGRPIQPGKLMGIAFILLNLAALCRVFGPLLLPYLYTLWIDVSGGLWILCFLVFCAIYLPILWRPRVDGAPG, encoded by the coding sequence ATGCTAAAAATCCACTCTGAGCCATCCAAGCCCTCACTACCCCATCAGGGCCCCGCTATCCTTGCGCTCGGCTTCAGGCCCTTCTTCAGTGTCGCCGGTCTGGCAGCGGTCATTCTGCTTGGCGTCTGGCTTATCGCCTGGTCTGGGCAGCTCTCTCTTCCCACTTACTACGGTTTTATCGGCTGGCACAGCCATGAGATGCTGTTCGGCTATACTCCCGCCATCATCGCCGGCTTCCTGCTAACGGCGGTTCGCAATTGGACTGGCATCACCCCTCCCATCGGCCGACCCCTGGCAGGGCTGGTGGCACTATGGCTGGCGGGTCGCATCGCCCCCCTGTTGTACGGCATAGTCCCGGAGATGGTCATCGCGATCACCGACCTGCTGTTTCTGCCCGCTATTGCGCTCGCCATCAAACCCGCCTTGTGGCAAGGCAAGCAGAAGATTAACCGTATCTTTGTTCCCCTACTGCTGGTAATGGCAGTTGCCAACCTACTGGTACACCTACAGGCCCTAGGTCTGAGCAACAGCGCCGCCCAGGGCAGCGATATGATGCTCTACCTTATCGTCTTTCTGATAGTGATGATCGGCGGTAGGGTACTTCCCTTCTTTACCCAGGCCGTCATTCCCGGTCACAAAGCTGTGAGTCGACAGCCGGTTGAAATAACTGCCACGATCAGCCTCGCCGCTCTGGTATTGGTACAACCTCTCTATCCGGAGCCCTGGCTTATCGCCATACTTGCGGCCATCTCGGCCATCGCACAACTGGTTCGACTTGCCGGATGGCACCACCCCCAGGTATGGCGTTCACCTATACTCTGGGTGCTCTACAGCGGCTTCTGTTGGATTATCATTGGTCTGGTACTGACGGCAGTGGCACCCACCGGCGTGGCCCCTGCTAATCTTGCCAAGCACGCACTAACCGTTGGCGGTGTCGGCGTTCTTACTCTTGGCATGATCGCCCGCGTCTCTCTTGGGCATACCGGACGGCCGATTCAGCCTGGGAAACTGATGGGGATCGCCTTTATCCTCCTCAATCTGGCAGCACTCTGCCGCGTATTCGGCCCACTACTGCTGCCCTACCTCTACACCCTCTGGATAGATGTTTCCGGGGGATTATGGATACTCTGTTTTCTGGTTTTTTGCGCCATCTATCTTCCGATATTGTGGCGTCCGAGAGTGGATGGCGCTCCGGGGTAA
- a CDS encoding sulfur globule family protein, protein MKKIFKVAAIAAMLAASASASAWWGNNGPWGGGGNPWNSGWGNNNSGWGDGWGDGSGDFSFGMSGRGSGSGYGSGYGRGYNDYYNRGYGYGAPYGYGAPYGYGAPYGAPYGYPAPPAPAAAPAAPAK, encoded by the coding sequence ATGAAAAAGATTTTCAAAGTTGCAGCCATCGCTGCCATGCTTGCTGCTTCTGCGTCTGCTTCCGCTTGGTGGGGCAACAACGGTCCTTGGGGTGGTGGCGGTAATCCTTGGAACAGCGGTTGGGGTAACAACAACAGTGGTTGGGGTGACGGCTGGGGCGACGGTTCCGGTGACTTCAGCTTCGGTATGAGCGGTCGCGGCTCTGGTTCCGGCTACGGTTCCGGCTACGGTCGTGGATACAATGACTACTACAATCGCGGCTACGGCTACGGCGCTCCTTACGGCTACGGCGCTCCTTACGGCTACGGCGCTCCTTACGGCGCCCCTTACGGCTACCCGGCTCCTCCTGCACCTGCAGCAGCACCTGCCGCTCCCGCCAAATAA